From Streptomyces sp. NBC_01754, a single genomic window includes:
- a CDS encoding Lrp/AsnC family transcriptional regulator, which produces MAIDHLDGRLIVLLAREPRIGVLEASRRLGVARGTVQARMDRLQSNGVIRGFGPEVDPAALGYPVTAFATLEIQQGQGADVRAHLSGVPEVLELHTTTGHGDMLCRLVARSNADLQRVIDRVVGFGGIVRASTAIVMENPVPLRVIPLVEQAARDTD; this is translated from the coding sequence ATGGCGATCGATCATCTGGACGGCCGGCTCATCGTGCTGCTGGCACGTGAACCACGCATCGGCGTACTGGAGGCGTCCCGGCGGCTCGGGGTGGCGCGCGGGACCGTGCAGGCGCGGATGGACCGGCTCCAGTCGAACGGCGTCATCCGGGGTTTCGGCCCGGAGGTCGACCCGGCGGCGCTCGGCTATCCCGTCACCGCGTTCGCCACCCTGGAGATCCAGCAGGGGCAGGGGGCGGACGTACGGGCCCATCTGAGCGGCGTGCCCGAGGTGCTGGAACTGCACACCACGACGGGGCACGGGGACATGCTCTGCCGCCTGGTGGCACGCTCCAACGCCGATCTCCAGCGGGTGATCGACCGCGTCGTGGGCTTCGGCGGCATCGTCCGGGCCTCCACGGCGATCGTCATGGAGAACCCGGTACCGCTCCGTGTCATCCCGCTCGTCGAACAGGCGGCCCGGGACACCGACTGA
- a CDS encoding ArsR/SmtB family transcription factor, translating into MPTNEPEGGTAPVPEQHTVHQVDARTLRGLAHPLRLRLLNALKEFGPATASGLAARLGESSGATSYHLRQLAAYGFVEDDPTRGKGRERWWKASHSGIAFGAETTNFMKHPDPEVRGAIGMVLHEIAGTHAQELNTWLGTMHEWPEEWLHGWDASSFKLRLTPELSLELAKKIHDLVNDYRDRVPEGTEGSAVVRTHLHIFPRPSD; encoded by the coding sequence ATGCCGACGAACGAACCCGAAGGCGGCACGGCCCCCGTGCCCGAACAGCACACGGTCCATCAGGTCGATGCCCGCACCCTGCGGGGCCTCGCCCACCCCCTGCGCCTCCGCCTCCTGAACGCCCTCAAGGAGTTCGGCCCGGCGACCGCGTCCGGTCTCGCCGCCCGGCTCGGTGAGTCGAGCGGGGCCACCAGTTACCACCTGCGGCAGCTCGCGGCCTACGGCTTCGTGGAGGACGACCCGACACGCGGCAAGGGCCGCGAGCGCTGGTGGAAGGCATCGCACTCCGGCATCGCCTTCGGGGCCGAGACGACGAACTTCATGAAGCACCCGGATCCGGAGGTGCGGGGAGCCATAGGGATGGTGCTCCACGAGATCGCGGGAACGCACGCCCAGGAGCTGAACACCTGGCTGGGCACGATGCACGAATGGCCCGAGGAATGGCTGCACGGCTGGGACGCCAGCAGCTTCAAGCTGCGTCTCACCCCCGAGCTCTCCCTGGAGCTCGCGAAGAAGATCCACGACCTGGTGAACGACTACCGGGACCGGGTCCCCGAGGGCACCGAGGGCTCGGCCGTCGTCCGCACCCACCTGCACATCTTCCCGCGCCCGAGCGACTGA
- a CDS encoding YlbL family protein, producing the protein MLSRLSRPRTLALCALPVLALFGTAALAPLPFTLAQPGTTANVLGDDKGTPVITIKGTPTRTTEGRLLMTTIIATGPDADVGIADIADSWFRGDRAVMPRDSVYPTGDSEKEIEQHNLKDMRDSQNSAVEAALNHLGKKPGSVDVTLHLEDVGGPSAGLFFSLGIIDKLVGDGSGGDLTGGRTVAGTGTIDADGTVGAVGGVSLKTQAAHRDGATVFLVPKAECGQAKAEKPEGLRLIPVTTLKDAVSSLRALEQGGEVPSC; encoded by the coding sequence GTGCTCTCTCGTCTCTCGCGCCCCCGCACCCTCGCGCTCTGCGCCCTGCCCGTCCTCGCGCTCTTCGGTACGGCGGCCCTGGCCCCTCTTCCCTTCACCCTGGCGCAACCCGGCACGACCGCGAACGTCCTGGGGGACGACAAGGGCACACCGGTCATCACGATCAAGGGCACTCCGACCCGCACCACCGAAGGCAGACTGCTGATGACGACGATCATCGCCACCGGGCCCGACGCGGACGTCGGGATCGCGGACATCGCCGACAGCTGGTTCCGGGGGGACCGGGCGGTGATGCCGCGCGACTCGGTCTATCCGACCGGTGACTCCGAGAAGGAGATCGAGCAGCACAACCTCAAGGACATGCGGGACTCGCAGAACTCCGCGGTCGAGGCGGCCTTGAACCACCTTGGCAAGAAGCCGGGTTCGGTGGACGTCACCCTGCATCTGGAAGATGTCGGAGGTCCCAGCGCCGGCCTGTTCTTCTCGCTCGGCATCATCGACAAACTCGTCGGTGACGGCTCCGGCGGCGATCTGACCGGAGGACGCACGGTCGCCGGTACGGGCACGATCGACGCCGACGGGACGGTCGGCGCGGTCGGTGGGGTCTCCCTGAAGACACAGGCGGCCCACCGTGACGGCGCGACGGTCTTCCTCGTGCCGAAGGCGGAGTGCGGTCAGGCGAAGGCGGAGAAGCCCGAGGGGCTGCGGCTGATCCCCGTCACGACGCTGAAGGACGCGGTGTCCTCGCTCCGGGCCCTGGAGCAGGGGGGCGAGGTTCCGAGCTGCTGA
- a CDS encoding IclR family transcriptional regulator, which translates to MTAETSQTLDRGLRVLKLLADTDHGLTVTELSKKLGVNRTVVYRLLATLEQHALVRRDLGGRARVGLGVLRLGRQVHPLVREAALPALRSLAEDIGATAHLTLVDGADALAVAVVEPTWTDYHVAYRAGFRHPLDRGAAGRAILTARQKTALADHPGYTLTQGELEAGACGAAAPLVGVSGVEGSVGVVMLADAVPERVGPRVLDAAREVADALR; encoded by the coding sequence GTGACCGCAGAGACTTCTCAGACGCTCGACCGGGGACTTCGTGTCCTCAAACTGCTCGCCGATACCGATCACGGCCTGACCGTCACCGAGTTGTCGAAGAAGCTCGGCGTCAACCGCACGGTGGTCTACCGACTGCTCGCCACCCTGGAACAGCACGCCCTCGTCCGGCGTGATCTGGGCGGCCGTGCCCGGGTGGGCCTGGGTGTGCTCCGCCTGGGCCGCCAGGTGCACCCCCTCGTCCGGGAGGCGGCGCTGCCCGCGCTGCGCTCCCTGGCCGAGGACATAGGGGCGACGGCACACCTCACGCTGGTCGACGGCGCGGACGCGCTCGCGGTCGCCGTCGTGGAGCCGACCTGGACCGACTACCACGTGGCCTACCGTGCCGGCTTCCGGCATCCGCTGGACCGGGGCGCCGCGGGCCGGGCGATACTCACCGCCCGGCAGAAGACGGCGCTCGCCGACCACCCGGGTTACACCCTCACCCAGGGTGAGCTGGAGGCCGGGGCCTGCGGGGCCGCGGCGCCGCTGGTCGGGGTGTCCGGTGTGGAGGGCAGCGTGGGGGTGGTGATGCTCGCCGACGCCGTACCGGAACGGGTCGGCCCACGCGTGCTCGACGCCGCCCGGGAGGTGGCGGACGCCCTGCGCTGA